The nucleotide sequence TTAACAAGTGCACCGAGCCCGCCTTGATAGCCGCTGCCGATCGCATTAAACTTCCATTCATTGTTGTGGCGGTAAAGCTCACCAACGACAACCGCTGTTTCGATAGAGAAATCTTCCCCTAAATCGTAGCGGATCAATTCTTCGTTCGTGTCGCCGTTTACAATGCGCACGTAAGAGTTGCTGACTTGGCCAAAGTTCTGGCCGCGTGTTTCTGCATCATGGATCGTAATGGCGAATGTAACGCGTTCGATCGAAGATGGGACCGTAGATAAGTTCACTTTCACTTGCTCATCGTCGCCGTCTCCTTCGCCCGTCTTGTTGTCGCCTGTATGCTCTACTGCACCAGCTGCACCGATTGTGTTGTTATAGAAAACAAAATCCGCTTCAGAAGAAGCTTTGCCGCTTGAGTTCAATAAGAAAACAGATGAATCAAGGTCAAAGTCCTGTCCTCCGTCGTACTTGTTTGTATCCCAGCCAAGACCGACAATTACGTTTGTTAATCCTGGATTTGATTTTGTTAAGTCCACTTTTTGCCCTTTAGATAAATTGATTGCCATTCTTCCTTCACTCCTTATGCGTATTTGTTTGCGATTGAACCGATATCCGGATCGATGGTGCCTTCTCCGACAGCCGAGAATTTCCAATCCGTTCCCTGGCGGTACATCTCACCAAGAATCAGCGACATTTTGCCTGCGTAGTTCTCAGTCAAATTGTAATGGATCATCTCTTCTTTCGATTGGTTGTCCACCAAACGGATAAATGCATTTTGAATCATGCCGAAATCCTGTTTCTTTTGCTTGGCATTGTAAATGTTTACGACAAAGACCAAACGATGAACCGATGGGGAAATCCGTTTCAAGTCGATTTGGATGGTTTCGTCGTCTCCTTCGCCTGCACCGGTCAAGTTATCGCCGGAATGGACGACGCTGCCGTCTTTGCTTTTTTTGTTGCCGAAATAAATGAGGTTTTCTTTCCCACTTAACTTCCCGTTTTCATCAAGCAAGATAACTGAAGCGTCACAATCCACATCCGCTCCACCACCGCCACCGCCGCCAAGCAGTCCGCTTAAAAAGCCGCCGCTTTTTTTGGTAGTGACCGGGTCCCAGCCAAGTCCGACCATGATGCTTGAAAGTGACGAACGTCCTTTAGTTAAATCAATTTTTTGACCTTTTACGAGATTGATAGCCATTCTTCGCACTCTCCATTCATCGTTATGTACTCTAACTTCAATAGTATTTGTAAATCCGGAAAATTTCAATTATTAAGGGTTGTTGCCTAAAGGTTCCCCCTTAAGGAACCCGCGCACCCAAAAAACGTCCCGATTTAAAATGGGAACTTTTTACTGTGGTAAAATTAAAATAATCCCGATATAAATATATACGATTAACTCGCTTTTAAGTTTCATTTGTCACAGAAGATACAATTCTTCAATGTTATCCACCGGTTTTCAGCATACTTTTATCGAGCTGCGGGTAAACAAAACCATAGTGTGTATTTTATGAGCATAAAGCATCAAGAAATGAAAGGGGAGTACAGATGAAGCTTATTTCAATTGTGGTTCCGGCTTACAACGAAGAAGCAAATATTATGAGCATGTATGAAAAGTTGGTCCAGGAACTTCACCTGCTTCCATACCAATATGAAATTATGTTTATTAACGACGGCAGCAGTGATGGAACTCTCCAGGAAATCTTAAAGCTCGCTGAAAGACATCCGGACGTGAAGTACATTTCGCTGACCCGCAATTTCGGCAAAGAGTCCGCCATTTTGGCTGGGCTGCACCGCATCCAGGGCGATGCGGCTATTTTAATGGACAGCGATTTGCAGCATCCTCCCGAATTGATCGGCCAACTGATCGAAGGTTTTGAAGAAGGCTTCCACCAAGTAGTCGCCAAACGCTCCCGGACAGGCGATTCAAAGTTTCGGAGTTTTTTATCTTCCTTCTATTATAAAATCGTCAATGCCGTCACCGATGTCGACTTCGTGGACGGCGAGGGCGATTTCAGGCTGCTCAGCAGAAAAGCCATCAATTCCATCCTTCAGCTCAGTGAAAGCAACCGTTTTTCAAAAGGGCTGTACTCCTGGATTGGCTTAAGCAAAAAAATCATCAGCTACGAAAATGTGCAGCGCGCGAAAGGGACATCCAAATGGTCGTTCTGGAGCTTGGTCAATTACGGCATTGATGGTATTATTTCATTTAACTTAAAGCCTTTGCGCGTTTGTTTTTATACTGGTTTCCTTGTGCTCTTCCTCTCGCTCGTCTATATCGGGGTGACTTTCTACGAAATCCTGAAAGAAGGGGTTGGAGCGCCCGGGTACTTCACCACCATTACTGCAATATTATTTTTGGGAGGAATTCAATTGATCAGCTTAGGCGTGATCGGGGAATACGTTGGCCGGATTTACAATGAAACCAAAAGGCGGCCGAATTTTTTAATCGATATCAGCAATGCGGATGATTACGATGAATCTTAAATCGCTGAATACTGAATTCACCCGTTTCATATTTGTCGGTGTCATCAACACAGCTACGTATTACTCCATCTATCTGATTTTGCATAACCTATTGTCATTGCCCTACTTATTGGCGCATATCGCCGGTTTTTTCATTTCGTTGAATATTTCTTTTTTCCTGAACTGCTATGTTACGTACAGGATCAAACCGACCTTGAAAAAGTATTTG is from Planococcus liqunii and encodes:
- a CDS encoding TerD family protein, which encodes MAINLSKGQKVDLTKSNPGLTNVIVGLGWDTNKYDGGQDFDLDSSVFLLNSSGKASSEADFVFYNNTIGAAGAVEHTGDNKTGEGDGDDEQVKVNLSTVPSSIERVTFAITIHDAETRGQNFGQVSNSYVRIVNGDTNEELIRYDLGEDFSIETAVVVGELYRHNNEWKFNAIGSGYQGGLGALVKDFGLDA
- a CDS encoding TerD family protein; amino-acid sequence: MAINLVKGQKIDLTKGRSSLSSIMVGLGWDPVTTKKSGGFLSGLLGGGGGGGADVDCDASVILLDENGKLSGKENLIYFGNKKSKDGSVVHSGDNLTGAGEGDDETIQIDLKRISPSVHRLVFVVNIYNAKQKKQDFGMIQNAFIRLVDNQSKEEMIHYNLTENYAGKMSLILGEMYRQGTDWKFSAVGEGTIDPDIGSIANKYA
- a CDS encoding GtrA family protein, with protein sequence MNLKSLNTEFTRFIFVGVINTATYYSIYLILHNLLSLPYLLAHIAGFFISLNISFFLNCYVTYRIKPTLKKYLYFPLTQVVNMSVSTLLIFVFVEFFNLNSNIAPFAAVLFTIPITFAVSSKILKGSVRTAGAKRR
- a CDS encoding glycosyltransferase family 2 protein — its product is MKLISIVVPAYNEEANIMSMYEKLVQELHLLPYQYEIMFINDGSSDGTLQEILKLAERHPDVKYISLTRNFGKESAILAGLHRIQGDAAILMDSDLQHPPELIGQLIEGFEEGFHQVVAKRSRTGDSKFRSFLSSFYYKIVNAVTDVDFVDGEGDFRLLSRKAINSILQLSESNRFSKGLYSWIGLSKKIISYENVQRAKGTSKWSFWSLVNYGIDGIISFNLKPLRVCFYTGFLVLFLSLVYIGVTFYEILKEGVGAPGYFTTITAILFLGGIQLISLGVIGEYVGRIYNETKRRPNFLIDISNADDYDES